Proteins from one Hemiscyllium ocellatum isolate sHemOce1 chromosome 43, sHemOce1.pat.X.cur, whole genome shotgun sequence genomic window:
- the LOC132835041 gene encoding annexin A5-like: MAAKGVGRTRGTVCDYPDFDASQDAEVLHKAMKGFGTDEDVILDILAQRSNNQRQQIIRAYKTVVGKDLMDDLKSELSGKFESLIVALLLPPARYDAKELHDALKGAGTSEDVLIEILASRNNAQIQQIVQVYKEDFESDLEEDICSDTSSYFQRVLVSLVQGNRDEGGADASQAEDDAKALYEAGENAWGTDEEKFIAILCSRSVPHLLAVFDEYQKVYDIDLEDSIGSECSGSLQQVMLAIVKCVKNTSAYFAEKLYNAMKGAGTDDNTLMRIMVSRSEVDLVEIKAIYKAKYEHTLHSSIEGDTGGDYRDTLVKLCGGDD; this comes from the exons ATGGCAGCCAAAGGCGTG GGAAGGACCCGTGGTACAGTCTGTGACTATCCAGATTTTGATGCCAGCCAAGATGCTGAGGTGCTTCACAAGGCTATGAAAGGATTTG GCACTGATGAGGATGTCATATTGGATATACTGGCTCAGCGAAGTAACAATCAAAGGCAGCAGATCATTCGTGCCTATAAAACTGTAGTTGGAAAA GACTTGATGGATGATTTGAAATCTGAGCTGTCTGGGAAGTTTGAATCCCTGATTGTTGCCCTCCTCCTTCCTCCAGCACGCTACGATGCCAAGGAATTGCATGATGCTCTCAAG GGTGCTGGAACATCTGAGGATGTCTTGATTGAAATCTTAGCATCTCGCAACAATGCACAAATCCAACAGATTGTCCAAGTTTATAAAGAAG ACTTTGAATCTGATTTGGAGGAGGATATCTGCTCCGATACATCCAGTTACTTTCAACGTGTTCTGGTTTCTTTAGTTCAG ggTAACCGTGATGAAGGGGGTGCAGATGCTTCTCAAGCAGAAGATGATGCTAAG GCTCTCTATGAAGCTGGTGAAAATGCATGGGGCACAGATGAAGAAAAATTCATTGCTATTCTCTGTTCAAGGAGTGTTCCTCACTTATTAGCAG TCTTTGACGAGTATCAGAAAGTGTATGACATTGACCTCGAAGATAGCATCGGCAGTGAATGTTCTGGCAGTCTGCAGCAAGTTATGTTGGCCATTG tcaAATGTGTGAAGAATACCTCAGCCTATTTTGCAGAAAAGCTTTATAATGCAATGAAG ggtGCTGGAACAGATGACAACACTCTGATGCGAATTATGGTGTCTCGATCTGAAGTTGACCTGGTGGAAATCAAAGCTATTTATAAAGCAAAATATGAGCACACCCTTCATTCTTCAATTGAG GGAGATACAGGTGGGGACTATAGAGATACCCTTGTGAAACTGTGTGGTGGCGATGATTGA